In Candidatus Hydrogenedentota bacterium, a genomic segment contains:
- a CDS encoding glycosyltransferase, which translates to MKLCVVIPACNEEATLEPLAEGIASVLADQEYRILFIDDGSTDGSYAAMLRSREKNPRI; encoded by the coding sequence ATGAAGCTTTGTGTCGTCATACCGGCTTGCAATGAAGAGGCCACCCTTGAGCCGCTGGCCGAGGGTATCGCGTCGGTACTGGCCGATCAAGAGTACCGCATCCTCTTCATCGACGATGGCAGCACCGACGGCTCCTACGCCGCCATGCTCCGGAGTCGCGAGAAGAATCCCCGCATCGA